A genomic region of Streptomyces sp. R33 contains the following coding sequences:
- the ddaH gene encoding dimethylargininase, which produces MSREEPSLRRVATPRRYLMCPPAHFKVTYSINPWMDPTKPVDLPLAHAQWEDLRDRYRSLGHTVETLVPDPGLPDMVFAANGALVVDGRVLGARFAYPERAAEAEIHLDWFRSHGFEHVHEPSHVNEGEGDFAVTASYILAGRGFRSSPLSHDEAQEFFGRPVIGLDLVDPRYYHLDTALCVLDGDEVMYYPPAFSAGSRAVLGRLFPDALIAGDEDAMALGLNAVSDGRHVLLPQAATGLFAPLRDRGFEPIPMDLGELLKGGGSVKCCTQELRM; this is translated from the coding sequence GTGAGCCGTGAGGAGCCTTCTTTGCGCAGAGTCGCCACACCCCGGCGCTACTTGATGTGCCCACCCGCACACTTCAAGGTCACGTACTCCATCAACCCGTGGATGGACCCCACGAAACCGGTGGACCTGCCCCTCGCACACGCCCAGTGGGAAGACCTCCGGGACCGCTACCGCTCCCTCGGCCACACCGTCGAGACGCTCGTACCGGACCCCGGGCTGCCCGACATGGTCTTCGCCGCGAACGGCGCCCTCGTCGTCGACGGCCGGGTGCTCGGCGCCCGGTTCGCCTACCCGGAGCGCGCCGCCGAGGCGGAGATCCACCTGGACTGGTTCCGGTCCCACGGCTTCGAGCACGTCCACGAGCCGTCCCATGTCAACGAGGGCGAGGGCGATTTCGCCGTCACCGCCAGCTACATCCTGGCCGGCCGGGGCTTCCGCTCCAGCCCGCTCTCGCACGACGAGGCGCAGGAGTTCTTCGGCCGGCCGGTCATCGGCCTCGACCTGGTGGACCCGCGGTACTACCACCTGGACACGGCGCTGTGCGTGCTCGACGGCGACGAGGTCATGTACTACCCGCCGGCCTTCTCGGCCGGCAGCCGGGCGGTGCTCGGGCGGCTGTTCCCGGACGCGCTGATCGCCGGCGACGAGGACGCGATGGCCCTCGGCCTGAACGCCGTCTCGGACGGCCGGCACGTCCTGCTCCCGCAGGCGGCGACCGGGCTGTTCGCACCCCTGCGGGACCGGGGCTTCGAGCCGATCCCGATGGACCTGGGCGAGCTGCTCAAGGGCGGCGGCAGCGTGAAGTGCTGCACCCAGGAGCTGCGGATGTAG
- the yaaA gene encoding peroxide stress protein YaaA: MLVLLPPSEGKAAGGSGAPLSPETLSLPGLAEARAAVLAELVELCAGDELKAREVLGLSEGLRGEVAKNAGLRSAVARPAGEIYTGVLYDALGLADLPAGARALAERSLLVFSGLWGAVRVTDRIPSYRCSMGVKLPGLGALGAYWREPMAAVMPAAAGDGLVLDLRSSAYGSAWKPKGEVAGRTATVRVLHSQVVDGVEKRSVVSHFNKATKGRLVRELLVAGAVPSTPADLVTALRDLGYTVEAEPPAKPSKAWSLDVVVTQIH, from the coding sequence GTGCTCGTGCTGCTGCCGCCGTCCGAGGGAAAGGCCGCCGGCGGCTCCGGCGCGCCCCTGTCGCCGGAGACGCTGTCGCTGCCCGGACTGGCCGAGGCGCGGGCGGCCGTGCTGGCGGAACTGGTCGAGTTGTGTGCGGGGGACGAGCTGAAGGCCCGCGAGGTGCTCGGCCTGAGCGAGGGGCTGCGCGGCGAGGTGGCGAAGAACGCCGGGCTGCGGTCGGCGGTGGCCCGGCCGGCGGGGGAGATCTACACCGGCGTGCTGTACGACGCGCTGGGCCTGGCGGACCTGCCGGCGGGCGCGCGGGCGCTGGCGGAGCGGTCGCTGCTGGTGTTCTCGGGGCTGTGGGGTGCGGTGCGGGTGACGGACCGGATCCCCTCGTACCGCTGCTCGATGGGCGTGAAGCTGCCGGGGCTGGGTGCGCTGGGGGCGTACTGGCGGGAGCCGATGGCGGCGGTGATGCCGGCTGCGGCGGGGGACGGGCTGGTGCTGGACCTGCGGTCGTCGGCGTACGGGTCGGCGTGGAAGCCCAAGGGCGAGGTGGCGGGGCGGACGGCGACGGTGCGGGTGCTGCACTCGCAGGTGGTGGACGGGGTGGAGAAGCGGTCGGTGGTGAGCCACTTCAACAAGGCGACGAAGGGCCGGCTGGTGCGGGAGCTGCTCGTGGCCGGGGCCGTCCCCTCGACCCCGGCGGACCTGGTCACGGCGCTGCGCGACCTGGGCTACACGGTGGAGGCCGAACCCCCGGCCAAGCCGTCCAAGGCCTGGTCCCTGGACGTGGTGGTCACCCAGATCCACTGA
- a CDS encoding Bcr/CflA family multidrug efflux MFS transporter — translation MPERGPATAPSHEPSPETPSAPQTASAQQTVSAPQTASAPLTAARRTGLLVTFILGGLSALPPLSMDMYLPALPEVTDALDSPAATIQVTLTACLAGMALGQLVIGPMSDKWGRRRPLLTGMVVYVLATAICALAPTAELLIGFRLLQGLAGSAAVVIARAVVRDLYDGVEMARFFSTLMLISGVAPVVAPLIGGQVLRFSDWRGVFVVLTAVGALLTLVVWRSLGETLPPEQRQTGGVGSALRTMRGLLADRVFAGYTLAGGFAFATLFSYISASPFVVQEIYGASPQAFSLLFGLNSVGLIAAGQVNGKLLVGRVRLDKVLAGGIAVITAASVALLLMAAGVFGEVGLVPIAAALFVLMSAMGVVLPNTNALALMRTPHAAGSASALLGTSSFLVGAIASPLVGIAGEGTAVPMAVVQLVCSLLAAACFAGMCRPWQNRESAV, via the coding sequence ATGCCGGAGAGAGGCCCCGCGACGGCCCCCTCGCACGAGCCGTCGCCCGAGACGCCCTCCGCACCGCAGACCGCTTCCGCGCAGCAGACCGTTTCCGCACCGCAGACCGCTTCCGCACCGCTCACGGCTGCCCGCCGTACCGGACTGCTCGTCACTTTCATACTCGGCGGGCTCAGCGCCCTCCCCCCGCTGTCCATGGACATGTACCTGCCGGCCCTGCCGGAGGTCACGGACGCCCTGGACAGCCCGGCGGCCACCATCCAGGTCACCCTCACCGCATGCCTCGCCGGCATGGCGCTGGGCCAGCTCGTCATCGGCCCGATGAGCGACAAGTGGGGCCGCCGCCGGCCCCTGCTGACCGGCATGGTCGTCTACGTCCTCGCCACCGCGATCTGCGCGCTCGCCCCGACCGCCGAGCTGCTGATCGGCTTCCGGCTGCTCCAGGGCCTGGCCGGATCGGCCGCGGTCGTCATCGCCCGGGCCGTCGTGCGCGACCTGTACGACGGGGTCGAGATGGCCCGGTTCTTCTCCACACTGATGCTCATATCCGGCGTGGCCCCGGTCGTCGCCCCGCTCATCGGCGGCCAGGTGCTCCGCTTCTCCGACTGGCGCGGGGTGTTCGTGGTCCTCACGGCCGTCGGCGCCCTGCTCACCCTCGTCGTCTGGCGCAGCCTCGGCGAGACCCTGCCGCCGGAGCAGCGGCAGACCGGCGGCGTGGGCTCCGCACTGCGGACCATGCGAGGGCTGCTCGCCGACCGGGTCTTCGCCGGGTACACCCTGGCCGGCGGCTTCGCCTTCGCCACGCTCTTCTCGTACATCTCCGCCTCGCCCTTCGTCGTGCAGGAGATCTACGGGGCTTCGCCGCAGGCCTTCAGCCTGCTGTTCGGCCTCAACTCGGTCGGCCTGATCGCCGCCGGGCAGGTCAACGGGAAGCTGCTGGTCGGCCGGGTCCGCCTGGACAAGGTGCTGGCGGGCGGGATCGCCGTCATCACCGCCGCCTCGGTGGCGCTGCTGCTGATGGCGGCCGGGGTGTTCGGGGAGGTCGGGCTGGTCCCGATCGCCGCCGCGCTGTTCGTGCTGATGTCGGCGATGGGCGTGGTGCTGCCGAACACCAACGCGCTGGCGCTGATGCGCACCCCGCACGCGGCCGGGTCGGCCTCGGCGCTGCTGGGCACCTCCTCCTTCCTGGTCGGGGCGATCGCCTCGCCTCTGGTCGGGATCGCGGGCGAGGGCACGGCGGTGCCGATGGCGGTGGTCCAGCTGGTCTGCTCGCTGCTGGCGGCCGCCTGCTTCGCCGGCATGTGCCGGCCCTGGCAGAACCGGGAGTCCGCAGTCTGA
- a CDS encoding PhzF family phenazine biosynthesis protein: MTEVLRYTAFSDDPAGGNPAGVVLDATGLDEADMLGIAAELGYSETAFLTAPPEGLGGEAGRAFTVRYFSPKAEVPFCGHATVATAVALGERIGPGELVFATPAGTVPVSVTGDAEGGLRAVLTSVEPHVEDVDPADLAEALAALDWPEADLDPAIPPRIAYAGNRHLVLGAATRARLADLAYDFPRLEALMHRLDLTTVQLVHRAGPDLFDVRDPFPVGGVVEDPATGAAAAAFGAYARELGLAPADAVLTLRQGEDMGRPGVLTVELRTGDPRVRVGGSGVRIA; encoded by the coding sequence ATGACTGAGGTGCTGCGTTACACCGCCTTCTCCGACGACCCGGCAGGCGGCAATCCCGCCGGGGTCGTCCTCGATGCGACCGGGCTCGACGAGGCCGACATGCTGGGCATCGCCGCCGAGCTGGGCTACAGCGAGACGGCCTTCCTCACCGCCCCGCCGGAGGGCCTCGGCGGGGAGGCCGGACGGGCCTTCACCGTGCGTTACTTCAGCCCGAAGGCGGAGGTCCCGTTCTGCGGGCACGCCACCGTGGCCACCGCCGTCGCGCTGGGCGAGCGGATCGGGCCGGGCGAGCTGGTCTTCGCGACTCCCGCGGGCACGGTGCCGGTGTCGGTCACCGGGGACGCGGAGGGCGGCCTGCGGGCCGTCCTGACCAGCGTCGAACCGCACGTCGAGGACGTCGACCCGGCCGACCTCGCCGAGGCGCTGGCCGCGCTGGACTGGCCGGAGGCCGACCTGGACCCGGCCATCCCGCCCCGGATCGCCTACGCCGGAAACCGCCACCTGGTGCTCGGCGCCGCCACCCGGGCCCGGCTCGCGGACCTCGCGTACGACTTCCCCCGGCTCGAGGCGCTCATGCATCGCCTGGACCTGACCACCGTCCAGCTGGTGCACCGGGCGGGCCCGGACCTGTTCGACGTACGGGACCCCTTCCCGGTCGGCGGCGTCGTCGAGGACCCGGCGACCGGAGCCGCCGCGGCCGCCTTCGGGGCGTACGCGCGCGAGCTGGGCCTGGCCCCGGCGGACGCGGTGCTCACCCTCCGCCAGGGCGAGGACATGGGCCGCCCCGGAGTCCTGACGGTGGAACTCCGCACCGGCGACCCCCGGGTCCGGGTGGGCGGCAGCGGGGTCCGCATCGCCTGA
- the efeU gene encoding iron uptake transporter permease EfeU — protein MFSNYLIGLREGLEASLVVCILIAYLVKTGNKDKLGPLWLGVGLAAALSLAFGAGLEFGTSELTFQAQEAIGGSLSIISVGLVTWMVFWMKRTARHMKAELQGKLDAALAMGTGALVTTAFLAVGREGLETSLFVWRSVHAAGNGAGPLVGVLLGIGSSILLGWLFYRGALKINLSKFFTWTGGMLVVVAAGVLAYGVHDLQEAEFLPGLMNKAFDVTSAVPPDSWYGTLLKGTFNFQPDPTWLQVAVWLLYLVPTLLLFLGVLGRTTAAPAPAEAVSAEAGTSSS, from the coding sequence GTGTTCAGCAACTATCTGATCGGCCTGCGCGAGGGGCTCGAGGCCAGTCTGGTCGTCTGCATCCTCATCGCGTACCTGGTGAAGACCGGGAACAAGGACAAGCTGGGGCCGCTGTGGCTCGGCGTCGGCCTCGCGGCCGCGCTCAGCCTGGCCTTCGGCGCGGGGCTCGAATTCGGCACCTCGGAACTGACGTTCCAGGCGCAGGAGGCGATCGGCGGCAGCCTGTCGATCATCTCGGTGGGCCTCGTGACGTGGATGGTCTTCTGGATGAAGCGCACCGCGCGGCACATGAAGGCCGAGCTGCAGGGCAAGCTCGACGCGGCCCTCGCGATGGGCACGGGCGCCCTGGTGACGACGGCGTTCCTGGCCGTCGGCCGGGAGGGTCTGGAGACCTCGCTGTTCGTGTGGCGGTCGGTGCACGCGGCCGGGAACGGTGCGGGTCCGCTGGTGGGCGTGCTGCTCGGGATCGGTTCGTCGATCCTGCTGGGCTGGCTGTTCTACCGCGGCGCGCTGAAGATCAACCTGTCCAAGTTCTTCACCTGGACCGGCGGGATGCTGGTCGTGGTCGCCGCGGGCGTGCTCGCGTACGGGGTCCACGACCTCCAGGAGGCCGAGTTCCTGCCCGGCCTCATGAACAAGGCCTTCGACGTCACCTCGGCGGTCCCGCCGGACAGCTGGTACGGGACGCTGCTGAAGGGCACGTTCAACTTCCAGCCGGACCCGACCTGGCTCCAGGTCGCGGTGTGGCTGCTGTACCTGGTGCCGACGCTGCTCCTGTTCCTCGGGGTGCTCGGCCGTACGACGGCTGCGCCGGCTCCGGCGGAGGCGGTCTCCGCGGAGGCCGGGACCAGCAGCTCGTAA
- the efeB gene encoding iron uptake transporter deferrochelatase/peroxidase subunit, with protein sequence MSDDTNTTGAATADAAGEATGGPSRRAVLGWGGAGLALGAAAAGGTVAALTDTTDAVPAALSGSAVPFHGKHQAGIATAVQDRLHFAAFDVKTKDRAELVQLLKDWTRAAERMTAGLPVGEGAVGGLPQAPPDDTGEALGLKPSRLTLTVGFGPGLFAKDRFGLEGRRPEALIDLEAFPGDNLDPAKSGGDLCVQACADDPQVAVHAIRQLARIGFGKTAVRWSQLGFGKTSSTTPDEQTPRNMMGFKDGTRNISGTDTAALDKHVWVADEAKDGSAWMAGGSYLVARRIRMNIEIWDRTPLQEQEDIFGRDKAEGAPVGKSKERDEPFLKAMKPEAHVRLAHPDTNNGATILRRGYSFTDGTDGLGRLDAGLFFLAYQRDVRKGFVPIQRNLAKSDVLNEYIQHVSSAVFAIPPGVRDKDDWWGRALFA encoded by the coding sequence ATGTCTGACGACACCAACACCACCGGCGCGGCCACCGCGGACGCAGCCGGTGAGGCAACCGGCGGGCCTTCCCGCCGGGCCGTGCTCGGCTGGGGCGGTGCCGGGCTCGCGCTCGGCGCCGCGGCGGCGGGCGGTACGGTCGCCGCGCTCACCGACACCACGGACGCGGTTCCGGCTGCGCTCAGCGGCTCCGCCGTGCCGTTCCACGGCAAGCACCAGGCCGGTATCGCCACCGCCGTCCAGGACCGGCTGCACTTCGCCGCGTTCGACGTGAAGACGAAGGACCGTGCGGAGCTCGTCCAGCTCCTGAAGGACTGGACGCGGGCGGCCGAGCGGATGACCGCCGGACTCCCCGTCGGCGAGGGCGCGGTCGGCGGCCTGCCGCAGGCCCCGCCGGACGACACGGGCGAGGCGCTCGGCCTCAAGCCGTCCCGCCTCACCCTCACCGTCGGTTTCGGACCGGGCCTGTTCGCCAAGGACCGGTTCGGCCTGGAGGGCAGGCGCCCCGAGGCGCTGATCGACCTGGAGGCGTTCCCCGGCGACAACCTGGACCCGGCCAAGAGCGGCGGCGACCTCTGCGTGCAGGCCTGCGCCGACGACCCCCAGGTCGCCGTGCACGCCATCCGCCAGCTCGCCCGCATCGGCTTCGGCAAGACCGCGGTGCGCTGGTCCCAGCTCGGCTTCGGCAAGACCTCGTCCACCACCCCGGACGAGCAGACCCCGCGCAACATGATGGGCTTCAAGGACGGCACCCGGAACATCTCCGGCACCGACACCGCCGCCCTCGACAAGCACGTGTGGGTCGCGGACGAGGCCAAGGACGGCTCGGCGTGGATGGCCGGCGGCTCGTACCTGGTCGCCCGCCGCATCCGCATGAACATCGAGATCTGGGACCGCACTCCGCTCCAGGAGCAGGAGGACATCTTCGGCCGGGACAAGGCCGAGGGCGCGCCGGTCGGCAAGTCGAAGGAGCGCGACGAGCCGTTCCTGAAGGCGATGAAGCCGGAGGCGCACGTCCGCCTCGCGCACCCGGACACCAACAACGGTGCCACGATCCTGCGCCGCGGCTACTCGTTCACCGACGGCACGGACGGCCTGGGCCGGCTCGACGCGGGCCTGTTCTTCCTCGCCTACCAGCGGGACGTCCGCAAGGGCTTCGTCCCGATCCAGCGCAACCTGGCCAAGAGCGACGTGCTCAACGAGTACATCCAGCACGTCAGCTCGGCCGTCTTCGCCATCCCGCCGGGCGTCCGCGACAAGGACGACTGGTGGGGCCGGGCGCTGTTCGCGTAG
- a CDS encoding RNB domain-containing ribonuclease, translated as MPRRHMHMTGPDGAALRAALRELRAGLGVPGEFPAPVLAEAEQAVRSPRLPDLDATGVPLFTIDPPASRDLDQAMHLAKRPNGSGYRVHYAIADVAAFVTPGGALDAEAHRRVTTLYFPDGKVPLHPAVLSEGAASLLPGQTRPALLWRFDLDSAGRVETTEVRRALVRSRARLDYDGVQQAIDSGTAEEPVALLEDIGRLRETLEQERGGVSLNVPEQEIVARDGSYSLTYRAPLPADGWNAQISLMTGMAAADLMLAAGAGILRTLPSAPDGAVGRLRRTATALRIDWPHHMPYAELVRTLDPHLPAHAAFLQECTALLRGAGYTVFTGGATPDPVLHAAVAAPYAHCTAPLRRLVDRYSGELCVAAVAGAEPPPWALSALDALPQRMADGSKLANTAERECVDLVEAALLKDHVGETFEATVIDVKDHEPQVGTVHLEEPAVVGRVESPSAHLPLGDRIRVRLTEADPGRAKVLFAPA; from the coding sequence ATGCCACGCCGTCATATGCACATGACCGGACCGGACGGGGCCGCCCTGCGGGCCGCGCTGCGTGAGCTGCGGGCCGGCCTGGGCGTGCCCGGGGAGTTTCCGGCCCCCGTGCTCGCCGAGGCCGAGCAGGCGGTCCGCAGTCCGCGACTCCCGGACCTCGACGCCACCGGCGTCCCCCTGTTCACCATCGACCCGCCGGCCTCCCGCGACCTGGACCAGGCCATGCACCTGGCGAAGCGCCCGAACGGCAGCGGCTACCGCGTGCACTACGCCATCGCCGACGTCGCCGCGTTCGTCACCCCCGGCGGCGCCCTCGACGCCGAGGCACACCGCCGCGTCACCACCCTCTACTTCCCCGACGGCAAGGTCCCCCTGCATCCGGCCGTGCTCTCGGAAGGCGCGGCCAGCCTGCTGCCCGGCCAGACCCGCCCGGCGCTGCTGTGGCGGTTCGACCTGGACTCCGCCGGCCGCGTGGAGACCACCGAGGTCCGCCGCGCCCTGGTCCGCAGCCGGGCCAGGCTGGACTACGACGGCGTCCAGCAGGCCATCGACTCCGGGACCGCCGAGGAACCCGTCGCCCTCCTCGAGGACATCGGCCGGCTCCGCGAAACGCTGGAGCAGGAGCGCGGCGGCGTCTCGCTGAACGTGCCCGAGCAGGAGATCGTCGCGCGGGACGGCTCGTACAGCCTCACCTACCGGGCCCCGCTCCCGGCGGACGGCTGGAACGCGCAGATCTCCCTGATGACCGGCATGGCCGCCGCCGACCTCATGCTCGCCGCCGGCGCCGGCATCCTGCGCACCCTCCCCAGCGCCCCCGACGGGGCGGTCGGCCGGCTGCGGCGCACCGCCACCGCCCTGCGGATCGACTGGCCGCACCACATGCCGTACGCAGAACTCGTGCGCACCCTGGACCCCCACCTCCCCGCCCACGCCGCGTTCCTCCAGGAGTGCACGGCCCTCCTGCGCGGGGCGGGCTACACCGTCTTCACCGGCGGCGCGACCCCGGACCCCGTCCTGCACGCCGCGGTGGCGGCCCCGTACGCGCACTGCACCGCCCCGCTGCGCCGGCTCGTCGACCGGTACTCCGGCGAGCTGTGCGTGGCGGCGGTGGCGGGGGCCGAGCCCCCGCCGTGGGCGCTGTCCGCACTGGACGCCCTCCCGCAGCGGATGGCCGACGGGAGCAAGCTGGCCAACACGGCAGAGCGGGAGTGCGTGGACCTCGTCGAGGCGGCCCTGCTGAAGGACCACGTCGGCGAGACCTTCGAGGCGACCGTGATCGACGTCAAGGACCACGAACCGCAGGTGGGCACGGTCCACCTGGAGGAGCCGGCGGTGGTCGGCCGCGTCGAATCGCCGTCCGCGCACCTGCCGCTGGGCGACCGCATCCGGGTCCGGCTGACGGAGGCCGACCCGGGCCGGGCGAAGGTGCTGTTCGCCCCGGCATGA
- a CDS encoding bifunctional DNA primase/polymerase, which produces MGSESGRVKRGEQSRISQWLRRRPKPSPEDPERAREALLLAVAAAGLPLAPAAHPAGYRCSCERIGCPTPARHPLSFAWQTQSTTDRAQIERWARNQPQANFVTATGMVHDVLDVPLEAGASALARLLAAGVEVGPVAESGGTGDQARMLFFTATRGTPEDEDEWWPCELDCHPETMDEHPGLRWHCRGSYVLVPPAALPGDLAVTWIRGMEHPLPDPLTLLETLTDACATYAVASDRTPSAAWPLSR; this is translated from the coding sequence ATGGGGTCTGAGTCCGGCCGCGTCAAACGCGGCGAGCAGAGCAGGATTTCCCAGTGGCTGCGCCGGCGGCCCAAACCCTCCCCCGAAGATCCCGAGCGCGCACGCGAGGCCCTGCTGCTGGCCGTGGCCGCCGCGGGCCTGCCGCTCGCCCCCGCCGCCCACCCCGCCGGCTACCGGTGTTCGTGCGAGCGGATCGGCTGTCCCACGCCCGCGCGGCACCCCCTCTCCTTCGCCTGGCAGACGCAGTCGACGACCGACCGCGCGCAGATCGAACGCTGGGCGCGCAACCAGCCCCAGGCGAACTTCGTCACCGCGACGGGCATGGTCCACGACGTGCTGGACGTCCCGCTCGAGGCCGGCGCGAGCGCGCTGGCCCGCCTGCTGGCGGCGGGCGTCGAGGTCGGACCGGTCGCGGAATCGGGCGGTACGGGCGACCAGGCCCGGATGCTCTTCTTCACGGCGACGCGCGGCACCCCCGAGGACGAGGACGAGTGGTGGCCGTGCGAGCTGGACTGCCACCCGGAGACGATGGACGAGCACCCGGGCCTGCGCTGGCACTGCCGCGGCAGCTACGTCCTGGTCCCCCCGGCCGCCCTTCCCGGTGACCTGGCGGTGACCTGGATCCGCGGCATGGAGCACCCGCTCCCGGACCCCCTGACCCTCCTGGAAACCCTGACGGACGCCTGCGCCACGTACGCGGTCGCGTCCGACCGGACCCCGTCGGCAGCCTGGCCCCTGAGCCGCTGA
- a CDS encoding SDR family oxidoreductase, whose product MNASGKKIALVTGAGSGIGRSVALTLAAASWSVAVAGRRTEPLEETAKAAGAGADVLCVRADVSDPQDVAALFAAVREHYGRLDLLFNNAGTFGPGGVPLEDLTYEAWRSVVDVNLTGSFLCAQAAFRQMKAQDPQGGRIINNGSISAHVPRPNSVAYTATKHAMTGLTKSLSLDGRPYRIACGQIDIGNAATEMTERMQTGILQANGQLAVEPVMDAADVARTVLHMADLPLEANVQFATVMATTMPYIGRG is encoded by the coding sequence ATGAACGCAAGTGGGAAGAAGATCGCCCTGGTCACCGGAGCGGGCTCCGGCATCGGCCGCTCAGTGGCCCTGACCCTGGCCGCCGCCAGCTGGTCGGTTGCCGTGGCCGGCCGCCGGACCGAACCGCTGGAGGAGACGGCGAAGGCGGCCGGAGCCGGCGCGGACGTGCTGTGCGTACGGGCGGACGTGAGCGATCCGCAGGACGTGGCCGCGCTGTTCGCCGCGGTCCGCGAGCACTACGGGCGCCTCGACCTCCTGTTCAACAACGCCGGGACCTTCGGCCCGGGCGGGGTCCCGCTGGAGGACCTCACGTACGAGGCCTGGCGCTCGGTGGTCGACGTCAACCTGACCGGGTCCTTCCTGTGCGCGCAGGCGGCATTCCGCCAGATGAAGGCACAGGACCCGCAGGGCGGCCGGATCATCAACAACGGCTCGATCTCCGCGCACGTGCCGCGGCCGAACTCGGTCGCCTACACCGCGACCAAGCACGCGATGACGGGCCTGACGAAGTCGCTCTCGCTGGACGGGCGCCCGTACCGGATCGCCTGCGGGCAGATCGACATCGGCAACGCGGCCACCGAGATGACCGAGCGGATGCAGACCGGGATCCTCCAGGCGAACGGGCAGCTGGCGGTGGAGCCGGTGATGGACGCCGCCGACGTGGCGCGCACGGTGCTGCACATGGCGGATCTGCCGCTGGAGGCGAACGTGCAGTTCGCGACGGTGATGGCGACGACGATGCCGTACATCGGGCGCGGCTGA
- a CDS encoding small ribosomal subunit Rsm22 family protein has protein sequence MNASASASVPTTAATLRSALGGLLDGLPPKQATAAVERLIANYRGRTPTDAPVLRDRSDVAAYAAYRMPATFEAVRSALDALAEAAPQWSPASHVDVGGGTGAATWAVDAVWDGPRGTTVLDWAEPALALGKELAASSGSEVLRAAEWRRAVIGSGLALPDADLVTVSYVLGELTPEARRAVVAEAARAGQAVVLIEPGTPEGYLRIREARDQLIGAGLKVAAPCPHDGTCPIEVGQDWCHFSARVSRSSLHRQVKGGSLPYEDEKFSYVAATRFPVEPAPSRITRRPQIRKGLVLLDLCGPQGEGLTRVNVTKRHGDLYKAARDADWGQEWPPAATS, from the coding sequence GTGAACGCCTCCGCTTCCGCCTCCGTCCCGACCACCGCCGCAACCCTCCGGTCCGCGCTGGGCGGGCTGCTCGACGGGCTCCCGCCGAAGCAGGCCACCGCCGCCGTCGAGCGGCTGATCGCCAACTACCGCGGCCGGACCCCGACCGACGCGCCCGTCCTGCGCGACCGCTCCGACGTGGCGGCGTACGCGGCGTACCGGATGCCGGCCACGTTCGAGGCCGTACGGTCCGCCCTGGACGCGCTCGCCGAGGCCGCGCCGCAGTGGTCCCCGGCCTCCCACGTCGACGTGGGAGGCGGCACGGGCGCGGCGACCTGGGCGGTGGACGCCGTCTGGGACGGCCCGCGCGGCACCACGGTCCTGGACTGGGCGGAGCCGGCGCTGGCCCTCGGCAAGGAGCTCGCGGCGTCCTCCGGCTCGGAGGTGCTGCGCGCCGCCGAGTGGCGGCGGGCCGTCATCGGATCCGGGCTGGCCCTGCCCGATGCGGACCTCGTGACGGTGTCGTACGTACTCGGCGAGCTCACGCCGGAGGCCCGCCGGGCCGTGGTCGCCGAGGCGGCCCGCGCCGGGCAGGCCGTGGTGCTGATCGAGCCGGGCACGCCCGAGGGGTACCTGCGCATCCGCGAGGCCCGCGACCAGCTGATCGGAGCCGGGCTGAAGGTCGCCGCCCCGTGCCCGCACGACGGCACCTGCCCGATCGAGGTCGGGCAGGACTGGTGCCACTTCTCGGCGCGGGTCAGCCGGTCCTCCCTGCACCGGCAGGTCAAGGGCGGGTCCCTCCCGTACGAGGACGAGAAGTTCAGCTACGTGGCCGCCACCCGCTTCCCGGTGGAGCCGGCCCCCTCCCGGATCACGCGGAGGCCGCAGATCCGCAAGGGGCTCGTCCTGCTGGACCTGTGCGGTCCGCAGGGCGAGGGCCTGACCCGGGTCAACGTGACCAAGCGCCACGGTGACCTGTACAAGGCGGCGCGGGACGCCGACTGGGGCCAGGAGTGGCCGCCGGCGGCCACCTCGTAA
- a CDS encoding TetR/AcrR family transcriptional regulator, which yields MNSRTSDGRAPDPARRSDRSRRAILDAALALVGEVGYDKLTIEAIAARAGVGKQTIYRWWPSKAAVLLDASLALFGDAETEAGWSGFPDTGDLAADLKLVLRMTVDQFNDEKYDAPTRALTAAGATDPQLGARFTEQLLEPQLALYEERLRAAREAGQLAADVDLRLTVEMLVGPLTYRWLLRTAPLTHAYADALVDRVLGGVAKVTEG from the coding sequence ATGAACAGCAGAACGTCCGATGGCAGAGCCCCTGACCCCGCCCGCCGCAGCGACCGCTCCCGGCGGGCCATCCTCGACGCGGCGCTCGCCCTGGTCGGAGAGGTCGGCTACGACAAGCTGACCATCGAGGCCATCGCCGCCCGCGCGGGCGTCGGCAAGCAGACCATCTACCGGTGGTGGCCGTCGAAGGCGGCGGTCCTGCTGGACGCCTCGCTCGCCCTCTTCGGGGACGCGGAGACCGAGGCCGGCTGGTCGGGCTTCCCGGACACCGGGGACCTCGCGGCAGACCTCAAGCTGGTGCTGCGGATGACGGTGGACCAGTTCAACGACGAGAAGTACGACGCCCCCACCCGCGCCCTGACCGCCGCCGGGGCGACCGACCCGCAGCTGGGCGCCCGCTTCACCGAGCAACTGCTGGAGCCGCAGCTCGCCCTGTACGAGGAACGGCTGCGCGCGGCCCGGGAGGCCGGGCAGCTCGCGGCGGACGTGGACCTGCGCCTGACGGTGGAGATGCTGGTCGGGCCGCTGACGTACCGCTGGCTGCTGCGGACGGCGCCGCTGACGCACGCTTATGCGGACGCACTGGTGGACCGGGTGCTGGGCGGGGTGGCGAAGGTCACCGAGGGCTGA